The Microbacterium schleiferi genome contains the following window.
GTGCGGCACATACTGCGGCAGATTCTGCACTGCCGCGGAACAGAGGAATTCTTCGTCGTCCTCGAATCCGCGCTGCGGCAGCGGCTCGCTGGCGCGAGCGATCTGCGTTGGCTGCGGTCTCGGACGAACGCCGCGGCCCGTGAAGCCATCGACCTGGCGCGGAAGGATGCCGACAGCGGCCTCGAGTCGCTCCTGCGGTGGCGCCTCCGGCACCTCGGCGTGAGCGTGCGAACGCAAGTGCCCATAACCGGCGTCGGCGTCGTGGATGCTGTCATCGGTGAACGTCTGCTGATCGAACTAGACGGTCGAGAGAACCACGACGGCACCAGCATGCGCCACAAAGATCTCGTGAGGGACGCGAACGCTGCCCTCTGGGGCTACACGACGCTCCGCTTCGATTACGCCCTCGTCGTACACGACTGGGAGCTTGTGGAGGCCGCGATCCTCGGCGCGCTCGGGCGCCCGCTGCCGTAACCGCGCACCTCCTGCACGACACGCCGAATCGCGGCATCCGGCGGCGGCGTGTCGCCGAAACTATGCACCGTTGCGACGAGCGGGGGCAGCACCGGATTCGCGACTGGGCCGGCGGGTAACTGTGGACGCCGGGTCGCAACGGCGCACCTCCTGCGCGACACGCCGAATCGCGGCTCCCGGCGGCGGCATGTCGCGGAAACTATGCGCCGTTGCGACCCGCGGCGCGCACCGGGCGCGCGGGCGTCAGTCGCGCGGGCTCAACAGGTAGGCGTTCAGGTCCGCCGTGAGTGCGGCATCCGTGGGGATGTCGGCGCGGTCGACGGCTGTGATCGGCGCCGCGAGGCGGACGCTGGAGACGAGCCAGGCGGCGTCCACGGTGGCGAGAGCCTCTGTCGGAATCTGCTCGTAGCCCGTCTCAAAGCCACGCTCTTCGAGATACGCGAACAGACTGAGCTGTGTCGTGCCGTGCAGGATGCCGCCCGTCGGCGCGGGTGTCGTGAACCTGTCGCCCCGGCGCACCACGAGCGATGCGGTGGGCGCCTCGAGGACGAACCCATCGGTCGTCACGAAGATCGCGTCATCGGCTCCGCGGCGCCGAGCCTCGCGAAGAGAAGCCATGTTGACCGCGTACGAGAGTGTCTTGGCGCCGAGCAACAGCCACGGCGCCCGGGCGGGAACTGTCGAGTCGTAGCCACGGTCGAGGGTCACGACGCGGATGCCGCGCTCCCGCACCGCCGTGAAGTCGGCTGCTGGCGCGAGTGTCGTCCACGCCGTGGGCGTCGGACCGTGCTCGATCCCGCGGCTGAGAATGAGCTTGATCACCGACTCCCCGCCGGCGCGTGGGTCGCGACGTGGTCGATCGCAGCGCGCCACTGCGCCAGGTTCGGAGCCGGAAGATCGCAGATGCGGGCTGAGTGGGCGAGCCGCTCGAGATGCGCGCCGACTTCCTGGGGATGTCCGTCAACGACGCCGATCGACTCGAAGATCCCGTCACCGCGCTGCGTGCTCAGTTCGCCGACGCTCAGGGCCGGGGCCTGCGGGTCGACGGCGGCGAAGGTGTCGGCGAAGTCCATGCGGTCGGCATCCGCATCGACGGGCTGGATCATGAGAGCGAAACTCGTGGCCATGCGATGAGCCTACGCGGCGGGAATACCCACCCTGACGTCGCCGTTAGACTGTCATAGCCGGGCCGCAGTAACCCCGGGCTCCATCTTCTGCCGCTACGAGCGGCCACGCGCCGAGAGGCGTTCTGCGGCCCGGCACTTTCCTTTCTGGTCCGCTCCGCGCGCCGCCGGCCGCTCCGCGACGATCACGACCCAAGGGGTCGAACCCACAGCACTCTCCGCGAACCCATGCGATCTGACGCGAGAGACAGGTGGGCTCGCGGCCGAAGCTGTGGGTTCGAGGGTCGTGGGAGACGGGGCGGATGTTGGCGTGGACTGCGCGCTAGGTGAGGGATTCGCGGCGCCAGAGGGCGGCGCAGGCGCTCAGATCGGATGCGTAGTCACTCAGACGCAGGGCGCGTGTCGTGAAGGCGGCGCTGCGGTCTGACTCGGTGGCGTCGTAGTCGTCGGCCAGGTGCGTGGCGCCGGCAGCCTGCACGCGGCAGAACGCCGCCGCCCGGTCGAGGGCTACCGCGAAATCCCCGCTGAAGAGACCTCGAAGGATCGTGTCGACCAGCGACACCAGTTCATCGGGGCTCGCGGGAACGGGCGCGCCGGCGATGAGCGCGTCAGCCGTGTCGAGCGCGGCCCGTCCCCGTTCATATGTCAGTGCGGCTGTGAGCGGGTCGTCATGGATCATGAGCTGTACGAGATACAGACGCCACAGCGCTCCGGGCAGGGTCTTCGCTGGGGACCGAGACCACAACTCAGCTATGTCGTCGATTCCGTGCTCGGCGGTGAACGCCACGAGCCTGTCGACAACGGCCTCGTCCGGGTTGGTCCGCACGCGCGACAACAGCGCCTGGGCCGTCGAATGGGCGACCCGGGAAACCTCCGCGGGGTCTTCCGCGGCGAACAGCCGGTCGAACAGCTCCGCGGGTCTGCGCACGGGCTTGTGGTAGGGCCGGGAGTCGTCACTCACCCGCTCCAGGGTAGTCGCGACGGCCGCGACTCAGGTCGGAATCGCGACGACCGGGTCACCGGTCGGGACGCCATCCGGTGACCCGCCCTGCGGTTCGATGGTGATCGCGATGGTGTCGCCGGGCTCCATGGCGCCCTGCAGGACCCAGGTGTCCTGATCGCCGCCGCTCGGATCGTACGCTCCGGCCGCGATCGGCGTGTTGTCACGGATGAACCACAGTTCGAAGCTCTGGTCCTCGGCGATCTGCGGCAGCCCATCCGACACGATGACGGCCTTACCGACTGACTCCGACCAATAGACCGTCGACTCTCCGCCACCGCTCTCGAACTCGGCTGCAGCGGATTGCGCGTCGGGTGCTGCCTGCACTTGCTCCAATGCAACGACGGCATCCGGACGGTTGAGCGAGTCGCTGAGACTCACCGCCGTGAACCCCAGCGCGACAAGAAGAACCAAGGATGCCGCGAGCGCGAACATGCTCCGCATCCACCGGGTGCGCGATTGCGTCTGGATCACGCCGGTGCTGGGGAGAGGCTCTGCGCCGACCGGGATGGCATCGGTCTGCGGCGTCAGCGCGATCCGGGTGAGGATGTGGTGGCGCAACTCATCCGGGGGCTCGACCTCAGGGGCGTAGTCGGCGAGCGCTGCTGCGGTCTCGAGGTCGCGTTCGGCGATCCCGCGCCACTCCGGATGCATCGCGAGGGCGAGGTCGAAGGCCTGCTGCTGATCCGCGTCGAGGGCGCCCAGGGCGGATGCCGCCGACAGCTCGGCGAACTCCTTCTCGTTCATGAGGCCACCCCCATCTCTGCTCTCAGGCGCGACAGGCCGTCACGCATCCGGGTCTTCACTGTTCCGAGCGGCGCCCCCACCAGCGCCGCGACTTCGCTCTGACTGTAACCCCCGAAATACGCGAGGGTGAGGGCCTCGCGTTGTGATTCGGGAAGGGCGGCGAGAGCTTCTGTCACCCGTCGGCTCTCGATCCGCAGTTCCGCTTGCTCGGCGACGCCGTCGTGGGCGACATCGATGTCACGGAACCCGACCCGGATGTCACGATCGACGCTCGCCTGCGAAGCCCGCACGCGGTCGACGGCTCGGCGGTGTGCGATCGTCAGCACCCAGGATCTGCCCTGGCCTTTGTTCGGAGCGAAACGCGCGGCGGATTGCCACACCTCCAGGAACACTTCTTGCAGGACCTCTTCGCTCTGGGACCGGTCGACCAGAACTCGAAGGATGAGACCGAACACGCGCGAAGAGAGCGTGTCATAGAGGCTCGCGAAGGCCTCGCTGTCACCGCGCGCGATGCGCTCGAGAAGCTCCGCGATGTGATCGACGACGCCCGCTCCGTCGTCTGGCACGTCCATGCCGTCGATCACCATGGATCCAGCATGCCGCAAGAATTTCCCATCCGATGTCGCCGCGCTTCCGAAGACCCCTGTGTAGGCCGCCACGAGCGGACGACCAAGAGCCCTGACGAGGCTCCGACAACACCGGAGGAACAATGTTGATCACCAAGAAGTCGCGCGTCGCAGCTGGCGCCTCGCTGGCGTTCGTCGCCGCGCTCGCCCTGTCCGCCTGCTCCACCGCCAGCACGGGGGACATGGATGACGAGATGGCCGAGACGCCGATGACCGAACAGACCACCCCCATGGATGACGTGGAGGAGATGGATGCCGCCGCCTACCTCGTAGGCCCGGGCTGCATGGAGTACGCCGAGGCTGTGCCCTCGGGCGCCGGCTCCGTTGACGGCATGGCGATGGACCCGGTCGCGACCGCGGCATCCAACAACCCGCTGCTGACGACCCTCACGGCTGCCGTCAGCGGCCAGCTGAACCCCGACGTGAATCTCGTCGACACGCTCAACGGTGGCGACTTCACCGTCTTCGCACCCGTCGATGACGCGTTCGCGAAGATCGACCAGGCCACGATCGACACGCTGTCGACCGACTCCGACCTGCTGACCTCGATCCTGACCTACCACGTGGTTCCCGGTCAGATCCTGCCCGAGGACCTTCCCGGCACTCACACGACCGTGCAGGGTGCTGATGTCGAGGTGACCGGTTCGGGCGACTCGCTCATGGTCAACGACGCCATGGTCATCTGCGGTGGAGTCCAGACCGCCAACGCTGTCGTGTACCTCGTCGACACGGTGCTCATGCCTCCCATGTGAGCGCCCGTCGGCGATCCCCCAGGGTGGAGGGACGCGAGGCCGCCGTCATCTTCGGATGCGGCGGCCTCGTCGTTTCTGTGGCGTGGGGCGCGAGCCGATTCAGTCCCCGGGTCGGTGCCACACAACGCCCGGGAATCGCGCAAAATCGCCGTCGAACGTCACGATCGTTGCGCGATTCTCGACCGCGAGCGCGGCGAGGTGGGCATCCGTGACGAGATTTCCGCCGGTTCCCACCTCGGCAAGAAGCGTGCGCATCCTGTCCGCGTGTCCGCTTCCTGGCTCAAGGCTGATGACACTAGATCGGCTCATCCATCCGTTGAGGATGTCGAAAGCACGGTCGACCGGCAGCGGATTCGGGTAGATCCGAGAACTCGTTGTCAGGCGGACAAAAGCCAACGCGCATACCCACGGGATCGCGACAGTCTCCCTCGAATTCAGAGCGGTGTCGAGCCAGGCCTTAGCTTCTGTGTGATGACGCGCATCCGCGTCGACGGCGTAGAGCAGGACATTGGCATCAACGAGTTTCACTTCGCGAGCTCTTGCTTCAGAGTGATGGCTTCGTCTTCGAGGTCGGCTGCAACAGCGAGAGCGCGGTCCAGCGGCATGCGCGCCCTTCCGAGCCTGTGAACCGGCGTTTCGTACGCGGATGCCGGGCCGGGATCCAGACCAGCGAGGATCGCCGAGTTCACGGCGTCTTTGAACGATAGGCCGCGTTCACGCATGACCTTGCGCACGGCCTCCTCTGCAGCCGATGTCAGCGTGATCGTGGTTCGCACATCTGCATCATAGCATCACAAGAATTGATGCAGTGATGCATGTCAGTCAGCAGGACTGACCGGGATGTCGCGAAACGGATGCCGCGCACGAAGTAGGCTGGGAGGTCTGGGGCCTGTAGCTCAGTCGGTAGAGCATCGGACTTTTAATCCGCGGGTCGAGGGTTCGAGCCCCTCCGGGCCCACCACATCACCGCTACTGGAACTGACTGGTTCTCCGGACCTCTCGATCTCGCGTGTAACGTGCGGCCCATGTCCGGACACTCCACAGTATGAGCGACAGTCAGGATGACGCCTCCCACTGGGTCAAGGTGCTCGGCGGGGACGCAGCGTCATTCGGCGTGCTGTTCGATCGACACGGCGACCGCGTGTTTCGACACGCGATGTACCAGCTCGGGAACAGGGAAGATGCGGAGGATGCGGTAGCCAGCGCCTTCCTCGAGTTGTGGCGGCGGCGGTCACGCGTTCGAGTCTCCAACGGCTCGATCCTGCCGTGGCTGCTCGTGACCACGACGAACCTGTCGCGGAACCTCTCGCGGGCACGGCGTCGCTACCGGGAGCTTCTGACGCGGCTGCCTCGCGAGTCGCAAAGTCCCGACGACACGGAAGAACTCGTCCGGCGTCGCCTGGATGCTCAGCACGATCTCTCGGTCGCGGCACCGGCACTCGCGCGACTGAGCGCCACCGATCGCGCACTGCTCACCCTCACAACAGTGGAGGAGCTGCCGATCGCCGATGTTGCGGTCGCCCTGGGGATCTCCGAGGGCGCGGCGCGCGTCCGACTTCACCGCGTCAAGTCCCGTCTGCGAGATCAGGTCAGCGCCGCAAGGAATGAGGTGGATTCATGATTCCCGACGTCACGATGAGCCCGCGCTTCGCTCGGGCGCTGCGCGCGGAGCTCGTTTCGCACGTGCGCGAGAAGCTGCGCCCCTGGTGGCGACGCCGGGCGTTCCTCCTGGGCGCCGGCGTGTTCGCCGCCACCGCGGCGGTGGGTTCGGGGATCGCTGTCGCTGTGTCGAACGTGCTGCCGGGTGGGGTCGAAACCTTCTCGCTGAGCGAACCGGTGGGAAAGACCGCAACCGGCAGCGGGCTGATCGAGCTGGGCGATCCGCCTGCCGAAGCGACCGGGGTGACTCTCGCGCTGACGTGCGATTCACCGGGAACATTTCACTTCGACGACGGATCACAGCTGACCTGCACCGTCGGCGATGAAGGTTCGACCGTCACCGTGGCCTTGCCGCTGACCACGCCCGTGTCAGTCACAACAGACCCCGATTCGGCGTGGACGGCGTCGGCTGCCTACGTCATCTCGACCACGCATCCGTGGGCCGTCAACGCGAACGGCCAGACGTATGGGGTGGTGACCTCGGCAGGGAGCCCCGACCTGGTGGCCGTCGTCGCAACCAACGGCAAGGAGGGCTATGTGCGTTCGAGCGAACTCGCCGAGGCAGCTGGCGATCTCGACTTCCGCTCACCGGAAGCCGCGCTCGAGTGGCAGGAATCGGTAGCCGGAACCACGGCGTCGCTCACGGTCTATCTGTCAGACGGGACAACCGAGATTGGGACGTTCCTGATCGAACGGTGACAGTCGACCCCGCGTTCGGGAGCTACTCGCGCTCCTGCGTGAGAAAGTCGCGCAGACTCTCCGGCTGGCGCCCGGTGATCCGCTCCACGTCACCGCTCACGGGCACGAGCTCACCGGCGGCGATGGCCGTATAGGTCGAGACCCATGCGTCGTAATGCCACTGCGGCGCCTCCCAGGCACGCCGCGACTCGTACGCCTCCTCGACGGTCTCGTTGTGGTACGACACGGAACGCCCGGTGATCTCGGTGATGGTCTGGGCGATGTCGTCGAAGGTGAGCGCTTCGGGCCCGGTGAGGTCGTAGGTCTGCCCGATGTGCTCGGTGGGGCTCTGGAGCACGGTTGCGGCAACGCGAGCGACGTCTGCTCGCGTGACGGATGCGACGCGCCCGTTTCCGGCGGGCCCACGAAGCACGCCGTCGTCGCCGACCATCGCGGAGAAGAAGTCGGTGTAGAAGTTGTCGCGCAGGAAGGTGAAGGGAACGCCGGACGCGATGATGTGCTGCTCGGTGGCCCAGTGGTCGCGGGCCAGGGTGAAGGTCGCATCCGGTGCGGCGCCGAAGAACGACAGGTACACGATGTGGCCGACCTCGGCAGCGGCTGCCGCGTCGATGAAGGCACGGTGTTGGTTCAGTCGTTCGGCGCTCTCCGAGCCCGAGACCATGAACAGCAGGTCGACGCCAGCCAGCGAGGCACGAGACTCCTCGGTGTTCTCGTAGCTGCTGCGCACCGCGACAGCCCCCGGCAGCGTCGGGGCCTTCTCCGGCGTTCGAGCAAGGATGCGTTGGGCCACACCGGCGTCCGCGAGATGCGCGGCGACGAGGCCTCCGATGTGACCGGTCGAGCCAGTGACGGCGAGAGCGGGAAGGGTCATGGGGTGCTCCTCAGCGGTGATCTGTTCCGGGTCTGCATCCATCCTGACCCGAACCTCACTCCCTATCGACCGGATCGCCGACACGGATCGTGCCACCGCCGCCTACCGGCAGCAGCAGGATGCCGAGAGTCGGCGCCTCCTGATCGAACCGATCCGTGAGAACCCGCAGCAGGTTGACGTCCCGCGTCCCGTCATCCGGGTTGGCCATGATCGCCGCGCACCGACGGATCGGCGCCGCGATCGTGAACCGCAGCTCGCCGATACGCACGACCCCGTCCCAGCCCACCTCGCTCCACGCCGGAAGCCCCGAGACCACGATGTTCGAGCGAAATCGTCGGTGGTCGACCGTCGGGTCGGCTGCCTTATCGAGCTCTGCCACGGATGCTGAGCCGTGCAGTGAGATATACCCGCGAGCGCGGTCCTGGAAACGGGAGGTTACCCCGTCGCCGATCAGCGTGAGCGGCAGGCGCCCCTCGCCCCGGAGCCTCCGCGCATCGGGGCCCGCCGCGACGGCGCGGGTCACCGCATCCTCGATCTCTGCTCTGCCGTCGGGATCGAGTCCCGCCTCCACGAGGACGGTTCCGGCATCCGAGATCCGGAGCCGGCGCGTCGATCGGTCGTATTCGAGCCGCAGGCGCGCGAGCGAGGGCATGTCCATGAGCGCGAGCCCGCGTTTCTTCGGCCAGTACTCGAGCCCGGCGTCGTCTTCGGGGTCGACCGCGTCCGCAAACCGGAAGGCCAGGACGCGATCGCCCTCGACGCGGCCGTCGGACTGAACCACGAGCTGTTTGAGGGCCTCGGGGGTGAACCCCTTCACCGGGTAGCGGAAGAGGGCTTCGACGGTCGCCATGGGCACATCGTCCCATGCATCCGTCACCGCGCGCGGCGGCGCAAGTTCCGCCGGCATCCCATCGAATAGACTGCGATCAATGGATGCCGGAACGGACGCCGCACTCACATCGCTGGGCGACCCGACGCGCGCCCGCATCCTGCGACTGATGCGCTCCTCGCCCGAGGGCCGCGTGCTCGTGGGCCGCCTCGCGAGCGAGCTCGGACTGCGCCAGCCCACCGTCAGCCACCACATGAAGACGCTGCTCACCGACGGGATCGTGACCCGAGAACCTGAGGGCCGGCAGGTCTGGTACTCCGTGGCCCCGGATGCCGCCGACCGCGTCGACGCGATTCTCGGCCGTCCGCGCGAGGTGGCATCCGTGGATCTGGACCGGATCGTCAGCGACCTCGCCACGCGATTCGGCGACCGTGTCGACCCCGACCGGGTTCGCGAGGTCGTCACCGACAGCCATGCGCGCCTGTCCGAGACTGAAGCCCCCCTGCTGGCATCCCGCACCTTTTCGTTTGCTGCGAGCAGGCTCGAAGCGCTGGCTGAGGCATCAGCGGTCTCGGCGGGAACGCCGCCGAGCGTGCTGTTCGTGTGCGTGCAGAACGCGGGGCGGTCGCAGCTGGCGGCCGGCATCCTGCGCCACCTCGCCGGTGACGCCGTCACCGTGCGCACGGCTGGGTCAGCACCCACCAGCGACGTCCGCTCCACGATCGTGACCGCGCTGGATGAAATCGGCGTCTCGATCGGCGACGAGTTCCCGAAGCCGCTCACCGACGAAGCGGTACGGGCCGCCGACGTCGTCATCACGATGGGATGCGGCGACGCCTGCCCGATCTACCCCGGCACGCGATATCTCGATTGGGATCTCGAAGATCCGGTGGGGAGGCCGCTGGCTGCTGTGCGCGGCATCCGTGATGACATCGACCAGCGCATCCGCGGGCTGCTCGCCGAGCTCCGTATCCCCGCCACCGAGACGGTGAACACTCGCTGAACTCGCCTCGCGGGGCTTCTCAAATAGATAGATGCTCGTCTATGCTTTTCTCATCGAGAGAGAGGCGACCCGATGTCGACCACCCCGCCCGTTGTCCTGTTCGTCTGCGTCCACAACGCCGGACGATCCCAGATCGCCGCGGGCTACCTGCAGGCTCTCGCCGGCGACCGTGTCGAGGTGCGCTCAGCCGGATCGCAGCCGAAGGACCAGATCAACCCGGTAGCGGTGCAGGTGATGGCCGAAGAGGGCATCGACATCGCGAACAATGCCCCGAAGGTGCTGACGGTGCAGTCGGTGCAGGAGTCCGACGTGGTCATCACGATGGGATGCGGCGATGCTTGCCCCATCTACCCCGGCAAGCGCTACGAAGACTGGCAGCTCGATGACCCGGCAGGCCAGGATGTCGAGACCGTGCGCCGCATCCGTGACGAAATCCGGGGGCGCGTCGAAGCGCTGCTGTCCGAGATCGCCCCCGCAGCGTGAGTGCCGCTCCCCTGGTTCGCCGGGCGTTAGCCGAGTTCCTCGGCACGGGGCTGCTTGTCACGGTTGTCGTCGGTTCGGGCATCATGGCGACCCGGTTGACGCCGGATGTCGGAATCCAGTTGCTCGCGAACAGCATCGCGACAGCCTTGGGCCTGGCGGTTCTGATCCTGATGTTCGGCGCCGTCTCGGGCGCCCACTTCAACCCGGCCGTGTCGCTCGTGGACTGGTTCCTGGGGCGACG
Protein-coding sequences here:
- a CDS encoding fasciclin domain-containing protein — translated: MLITKKSRVAAGASLAFVAALALSACSTASTGDMDDEMAETPMTEQTTPMDDVEEMDAAAYLVGPGCMEYAEAVPSGAGSVDGMAMDPVATAASNNPLLTTLTAAVSGQLNPDVNLVDTLNGGDFTVFAPVDDAFAKIDQATIDTLSTDSDLLTSILTYHVVPGQILPEDLPGTHTTVQGADVEVTGSGDSLMVNDAMVICGGVQTANAVVYLVDTVLMPPM
- a CDS encoding aminotransferase class IV, yielding MIKLILSRGIEHGPTPTAWTTLAPAADFTAVRERGIRVVTLDRGYDSTVPARAPWLLLGAKTLSYAVNMASLREARRRGADDAIFVTTDGFVLEAPTASLVVRRGDRFTTPAPTGGILHGTTQLSLFAYLEERGFETGYEQIPTEALATVDAAWLVSSVRLAAPITAVDRADIPTDAALTADLNAYLLSPRD
- a CDS encoding MOSC domain-containing protein, with amino-acid sequence MATVEALFRYPVKGFTPEALKQLVVQSDGRVEGDRVLAFRFADAVDPEDDAGLEYWPKKRGLALMDMPSLARLRLEYDRSTRRLRISDAGTVLVEAGLDPDGRAEIEDAVTRAVAAGPDARRLRGEGRLPLTLIGDGVTSRFQDRARGYISLHGSASVAELDKAADPTVDHRRFRSNIVVSGLPAWSEVGWDGVVRIGELRFTIAAPIRRCAAIMANPDDGTRDVNLLRVLTDRFDQEAPTLGILLLPVGGGGTIRVGDPVDRE
- a CDS encoding SDR family oxidoreductase, whose translation is MTLPALAVTGSTGHIGGLVAAHLADAGVAQRILARTPEKAPTLPGAVAVRSSYENTEESRASLAGVDLLFMVSGSESAERLNQHRAFIDAAAAAEVGHIVYLSFFGAAPDATFTLARDHWATEQHIIASGVPFTFLRDNFYTDFFSAMVGDDGVLRGPAGNGRVASVTRADVARVAATVLQSPTEHIGQTYDLTGPEALTFDDIAQTITEITGRSVSYHNETVEEAYESRRAWEAPQWHYDAWVSTYTAIAAGELVPVSGDVERITGRQPESLRDFLTQERE
- a CDS encoding metalloregulator ArsR/SmtB family transcription factor, which produces MDAGTDAALTSLGDPTRARILRLMRSSPEGRVLVGRLASELGLRQPTVSHHMKTLLTDGIVTREPEGRQVWYSVAPDAADRVDAILGRPREVASVDLDRIVSDLATRFGDRVDPDRVREVVTDSHARLSETEAPLLASRTFSFAASRLEALAEASAVSAGTPPSVLFVCVQNAGRSQLAAGILRHLAGDAVTVRTAGSAPTSDVRSTIVTALDEIGVSIGDEFPKPLTDEAVRAADVVITMGCGDACPIYPGTRYLDWDLEDPVGRPLAAVRGIRDDIDQRIRGLLAELRIPATETVNTR
- a CDS encoding antitoxin, whose protein sequence is MRTTITLTSAAEEAVRKVMRERGLSFKDAVNSAILAGLDPGPASAYETPVHRLGRARMPLDRALAVAADLEDEAITLKQELAK
- a CDS encoding anti-sigma factor, which encodes MNEKEFAELSAASALGALDADQQQAFDLALAMHPEWRGIAERDLETAAALADYAPEVEPPDELRHHILTRIALTPQTDAIPVGAEPLPSTGVIQTQSRTRWMRSMFALAASLVLLVALGFTAVSLSDSLNRPDAVVALEQVQAAPDAQSAAAEFESGGGESTVYWSESVGKAVIVSDGLPQIAEDQSFELWFIRDNTPIAAGAYDPSGGDQDTWVLQGAMEPGDTIAITIEPQGGSPDGVPTGDPVVAIPT
- a CDS encoding peptidase M56 family protein, which produces MIPDVTMSPRFARALRAELVSHVREKLRPWWRRRAFLLGAGVFAATAAVGSGIAVAVSNVLPGGVETFSLSEPVGKTATGSGLIELGDPPAEATGVTLALTCDSPGTFHFDDGSQLTCTVGDEGSTVTVALPLTTPVSVTTDPDSAWTASAAYVISTTHPWAVNANGQTYGVVTSAGSPDLVAVVATNGKEGYVRSSELAEAAGDLDFRSPEAALEWQESVAGTTASLTVYLSDGTTEIGTFLIER
- a CDS encoding DNA-directed RNA polymerase subunit beta; this encodes MSDDSRPYHKPVRRPAELFDRLFAAEDPAEVSRVAHSTAQALLSRVRTNPDEAVVDRLVAFTAEHGIDDIAELWSRSPAKTLPGALWRLYLVQLMIHDDPLTAALTYERGRAALDTADALIAGAPVPASPDELVSLVDTILRGLFSGDFAVALDRAAAFCRVQAAGATHLADDYDATESDRSAAFTTRALRLSDYASDLSACAALWRRESLT
- a CDS encoding arsenate reductase ArsC: MSTTPPVVLFVCVHNAGRSQIAAGYLQALAGDRVEVRSAGSQPKDQINPVAVQVMAEEGIDIANNAPKVLTVQSVQESDVVITMGCGDACPIYPGKRYEDWQLDDPAGQDVETVRRIRDEIRGRVEALLSEIAPAA
- a CDS encoding TA system VapC family ribonuclease toxin, with amino-acid sequence MKLVDANVLLYAVDADARHHTEAKAWLDTALNSRETVAIPWVCALAFVRLTTSSRIYPNPLPVDRAFDILNGWMSRSSVISLEPGSGHADRMRTLLAEVGTGGNLVTDAHLAALAVENRATIVTFDGDFARFPGVVWHRPGD
- a CDS encoding endonuclease domain-containing protein, whose translation is MRHILRQILHCRGTEEFFVVLESALRQRLAGASDLRWLRSRTNAAAREAIDLARKDADSGLESLLRWRLRHLGVSVRTQVPITGVGVVDAVIGERLLIELDGRENHDGTSMRHKDLVRDANAALWGYTTLRFDYALVVHDWELVEAAILGALGRPLP
- the sigK gene encoding ECF RNA polymerase sigma factor SigK, which codes for MVIDGMDVPDDGAGVVDHIAELLERIARGDSEAFASLYDTLSSRVFGLILRVLVDRSQSEEVLQEVFLEVWQSAARFAPNKGQGRSWVLTIAHRRAVDRVRASQASVDRDIRVGFRDIDVAHDGVAEQAELRIESRRVTEALAALPESQREALTLAYFGGYSQSEVAALVGAPLGTVKTRMRDGLSRLRAEMGVAS
- a CDS encoding RNA polymerase sigma factor; the protein is MSDSQDDASHWVKVLGGDAASFGVLFDRHGDRVFRHAMYQLGNREDAEDAVASAFLELWRRRSRVRVSNGSILPWLLVTTTNLSRNLSRARRRYRELLTRLPRESQSPDDTEELVRRRLDAQHDLSVAAPALARLSATDRALLTLTTVEELPIADVAVALGISEGAARVRLHRVKSRLRDQVSAARNEVDS